A stretch of Tenrec ecaudatus isolate mTenEca1 chromosome 2, mTenEca1.hap1, whole genome shotgun sequence DNA encodes these proteins:
- the MED7 gene encoding mediator of RNA polymerase II transcription subunit 7: MGEPQQVSALPPPPMQYIKEYTDENIQEGLAPKPPPPIKDSYMMFGNQFQCDDLIIRPLESQGIERLHPMQFDHKKELRKLNMSILINFLDLLDILIRSPGSIKREEKLEDLKLLFVHVHHLINEYRPHQARETLRVMMEVQKRQRLETAERFQKHLERVIEMIQNCLASLPDDLPHSEAGIRVKTEPMDADDGNNCMGQNEQQRETSSRRRDQIIEKDAALCILIDEMNERP, translated from the coding sequence ATGGGTGAACCACAGCAAGTTAGTGCTCTTCCGCCCCCTCCGATGCAGTACATTAAGGAATATACAGATGAAAATATTCAGGAAGGCCTCGCGCCCAAGCCACCGCCTCCAATAAAAGATAGTTATATGATGTTTGGCAATCAGTTCCAATGTGATGATCTTATCATTCGCCCTTTGGAAAGTCAGGGCATCGAACGGCTTCATCCTATGCAGTTTGACCATAAGAAAGAACTGAGAAAACTCAATATGTCTATCCTTATTAATTTCTTAGACCTCTTAGATATCTTGATAAGGAGTCCTGGGAGTATAAAACGAGAAGAGAAACTAGAAGATCTTAAGCTGCTCTTTGTCCATGTGCATCATCTTATAAATGAGTACCGACCCCACCAAGCAAGAGAGACATTGAGAGTCATGATGGAGGTACAGAAACGTCAGCGTCTCGAAAcggctgagaggtttcaaaagcaCTTGGAAAGAGTCATCGAGATGATTCAGAATTGCCTGGCTTCTTTACCTGATGATCTGCCACATTCAGAAGCAGGAATAAGAGTTAAAACAGAGCCCATGGatgctgatgatggcaacaattgcatGGGACAGAATGAACAACAAAGGGAAACGTCCAGTCGTCGGAGAGATCAGATTATAGAGAAGGACGCTGCCTTGTGTATTTTAATTGATGAAATGAATGAAAGACCCTGA